A stretch of DNA from Paenibacillus sp. FSL W8-0186:
GCAGCTGTTTGCGATTCATATGGCGGCATCCTCTTTACCAAAGGTACTGGAAATGAACGAAGCTCAGGCGCAAACTGTGCTGGATCAATTGATCCAAATGTCCAACATGGCGCAGAAGCAGATGCGTGCGCTTATTGCGCAGCTGCGTCCGATGGAGCTTGTGGGCAAGACGCTGGCCGAAGCGCTGGACCAGTGGTTTCCCGATTATTGCCGGCAGAATGGCCTGAGGGGAATGAAGGACATGGATCTGCAGGGGGATCTGTCCGAAGCGAAGGAGCATCAGCTGTTCTTGATCGTGCAAGAGGCGATGGCGAATATCGTCAAGCATTCGGGGGCCAAGCTGGTTAGCCTGTCACTGAGGGAAGGGCCGCGGCAGGTTGTACTGAGCATCAGCGATGACGGGCAGGGCTTCAGCAACGGTGCTCAGAAGCAGGGCTCGTACGGCCTTACAACGATGAAGGAACGCGCGGAGAAGCTCGGCGGCAATGTCGAAATTATTAGCAAGCCAGGGGCAGGGACGACGATTCGCGTACATATTCCTAAGTTTGAAGAAGAGTAGAGAGGAGAACGCCAGATGAGCGACAAGAAAATCAGAGTGATGATCGTGGACGATCACGATATGGTCCGTATGGGCCTCAAGACGTATTTAATGCTTGATCCGGGCTTTGAGGTCGTAGCGGAGGCCAGCGACGGCGATCAGGTTGTCAAGCTGCTGGATCAAGGCATCGAGGGTGGGCTGCCGGATATCGTCCTGATGGACTTGATGATGCCCTCCATGAACGGGGCTGAAGCGACGAAGGAGGTGCTGGGCCGATATCCGGAAATAAAGATCGTTATCCTGACGAGCTTTCTCGAGGACGATCTTGTCGTTCAGGCGATTGAATCGGGTGCGGTCAGCTATGTGCTGAAGACGGTTTCGGCTGCCGAGCTCATTTATGCCTTGCAGGGAGCATATCGGGGGATGCCCGTTATGACTGGAGACGTCGCCCAGGCGCTAACGCGCGGGCTGCGCCAGCGCACCGTGCAGGGCGATGATTCCGGCATGACCGAGCGGGAGAAGGAAGTTCTGCTGCTGATTGCCGAAGGAAAGAGCAATAAAGACATCGCCGAGGAGCTTCACATCAGCATCAAGACCGTGAAGACCCATGTCAGCAATCTGCTGATGAAATGCGAGCTGGAGGATCGGACGCAGCTGGCGATTTATGCCCACCGGCAAGGATGGGTGACAGGCTTCTAGCATGACTTGCTCTGCTGCTGAAGCATAATAGTGGGTTGTTTCAGGCTTTTATCTCCTTTTTAATTGTTTTTAAGGTACGTTTAAGGTTTATAGTACAAAATAAGAACAGTAAACAAGAACCCCAGTAAGGCCGGGGGCAAGGAGGTATTCACCATGGACGATCAAAAAAATAAACCGGGTCAAGGCTTTGGAGAGAACGGAAATGACAAACCGCAGCAAACTCCGGAGTCCGGCTCGTCCTCTTCATATTACTATTCATACGGACCTTTTCAATCCTATGGCAAAAACGGCGAGGAATCCGGGCAAGGCCCATCCTACGAACGCCGTCAGCCGGAGGAGGTAGAAATCACCAGGCCGCAGCCAGTAAAGCCAATCCCTACATCTTCTTTTACGAGCTATAATTCTACGGAAGGCTCGCCTGGCGCATTCGGCGGCAGCGGCACGGGAAATTCGGCACCGCCAGCAGCAAGGAACAACAACTGGCAGTACAATGAACGGCCGAAGCGCTCGTCCTTCAAATCCGTATTGGCGGGCATGCTGGCAGGCATGCTGATTCTGACCGGAGCGATGGTGTTCGCAGACCGGACCAATTTGTTCACGCCTGAATCAGCAGCGCATGTCCCGGCGACAACGGCACCCGAATCCAAGACGGCGGCAGGGGAAGGCGGCTCATCGTCCAAGACTTCGACAGCCGTCTTCCCGATGACAAATCCCGGCGACGTTACCAGTGTCGTGCAGCAGGCTAGTCCTGCTGTCGTGAAGATCGAGACTCTGGTTAAAGCCGGCAGACAAAGCCAGCGGAGCCAAAGCAACGATCCGTTCTACCGCTTCTTCTTCGGCGACGACCTGTATGGAAACAATGGAGGCAGCGGCGGCGGGTCCGGCTCCTCCAATTCGAACCAGCTGGTGCCTACCGGTATCGGGTCCGGCTTCATCTTCGATAAGACGGGTTACATCCTGACGAACGAGCACGTCGTGCATAATGCCGATATCGTTCAAGTAACACTTCAGGACAGCGAGAAGCCTTATGAAGCGAAGGTGCTTGGTACAAGCTATGAACTCGACCTCGCTGTGCTCAAGATCGAAGGAGACAGCAATTTTCCTTCCATTCCGCTCGGCAACTCCGACAACACGCAGGTAGGCGAATGGCTGGTAGCGATCGGCAACCCGCAGGGCTTTGACCATACCGTTACGGCAGGGGTTCTGAGCGCCAAGGAAAGAGGCGGCATCCGCATCGCTGGCGAGAACGGCGAGAAGGACCGGGAATACGAGCATTTGCTGCAAACTGATGCATCGATCAATCCGGGGAACTCTGGAGGTCCGCTGCTGAACCTGAACGGGGAAGTTGTGGGAATTAACGTGGCGGTAAGCTCCGATGCTCAAGGGATCGGATTCGCGATTCCGACGTCTACGGTGTCCGAAGTGCTGGATAAGCTGAAGAATAACGAGGAAATTCCGAAGAAGCCGGTGCCGTTCATTGGGGCGACCCTGATGACAATGACGGATGAAGTGGCGAAACAGATGGGAACCGATGTGAAGGAAGGCTCCGTCGTCTCTGATATCGTCTACAAATCTCCGGCATACAATGCCGATCTTCGTCCATATGATATCATCACTGGAGCAGACGGCAAGAAATTCGTGACGAAGGAAGAACTCATCGCTTATATTCAGAAGCAGACCGTAGGTACGGTTGTTACATTTAACATCGTGCGCGACGGCAAGAATATCGATCTGAAGGTGACGATCGGCGACAAAAACGAGTTTCCTAACCTCCAGCAATAAAACCGAATGAGAAGTCTGCAGAAACAAAGAGAGGCGGCACGGCTAATTTGCCCTGCCGCCTCTTAATATAGCCAATAAGGTATATACGGACGAAACAAGCAGACATTTGTTGTACAATATAGATATGAAGCCGCAAGACCGGAGTTAAGCAGACAGCGGCTTTGGTATAAAGGAGAGATGGCCGTGAGATCGGGAATATTGGTAATCGATGATGATGAAAAGATTACTTCCATGCTCCGCCGGGGCCTGGCATTCGAAGGGTATGACGTTTATACGGCGAATGACGGGATGGAAGGTCTGTCGATGCTGCTGACTGCAGATCCAGATTTGATCATATTGGACGTGATGATGCCGAAGCTGGACGGATTCGAGGTGTGCCGCCGGCTGAGGGAAGGGGGCAGCACGGTTCCCGTACTTATGCTGACAGCGAAAGACGAGGTCGAGAACCGGGTTAAGGGGCTGGACACCGGGGCAGACGACTATTTGGTGAAGCCGTTTGCGCTGGAGGAGCTGCTGGCCCGGGTACGCGCGCTGCTGCGGCGCAAGGATTCCACAGGAGGAGAGGCGGGAAGCCACAGGCTGATCTTCGAGGATGTCATTATGGATATGGATTCGCGCGAGGTGCTGCGCGGCGGCCAGCGGCTGGAGCTGACCGCCAAGGAGTTTGAGCTGCTGCATCTGTTCATGCAAAATCCGAAGCGGCTGCTGACGCGCGACCTGATCATGGACAAAATTTGGGGGTACGACTACAGCGGTGAATCGAACGTGCTCGAGGTGTATATTGCGATGCTCAGGCAGAAGACGGAAGAGCATGGAGGAAAGCGCATCATTCAGACGATCCGCGGCGCCGGCTACATTCTGAGAGGGGATTCCTAGGCATGTCGATCCGGTTACGTCTAACCGCGTGGTATACGGGGATTTTAGCGATTACGCTGATTATGTTCGGCGCATCCATATATGGAATAGTAAGATATAACATTTTTCTGGAAGTGAAGAAGAAGGTCGAGGAGCACGGGGCTCAGATTGAAAAATCCCAGAATGTCAGCCTGTCTCAAGGGCTGGATCTGCAAATGGACCGCAACCAAATCCTCCGTTTAGAGGATGCCCGCATCTTCTGGCAGCTGAACAATTATGTCAAAAATTCCATGCGCATTTCCGAAGGCATGCTGAACCGCGAAATGGTCTTCCCGGTTCCTGACATCGATCAGATCGGCAAAAAAGGTGTGTTTCAGAGCATCACCATCAATGGAAACTCTTATATGCTGTATGAACGGCCGCTTGTTTACGGCAATACGATCGTCGGTCTGCTCCAGCTTGCCGCGGATACCAATGCGGAGAACCGGATCATGGATCAGCTGAAAACCGTGCTGCTGTTCGGATCATTTATTACGATTGCCGTAGCAAGCACATTCGGCTTATTCTTGGCCCGGCAGTCGATGGCGCCCATCGGCAAGGTTATCGAGGCAGCCAATGGGATTCAGAAGGGGACGGACCTGAGCGTCCGCATAGAATATGATGGACCCAGCGATGAGATCGGCAGGCTGATCGGCACCGTAAACAACATGCTGGCTCGGACAGAAGGGTTCTATAAGGAGCTGGATGAGGCGTATGCGAACCAGCGCCGCTTCGTATCCGATGCTTCGCATGAGCTGAGAACGCCGCTGACCACCATTCGGGGGAACGTTGATCTGCTGAAAAAAATCTGGGTTCGTGAGGGCGAGGAGCCGGGGGCGATGGATGAGGAGCAGCTCCGCAAATTCTCTCTAGAAGCCGTAAGCGATATCGCCGACGAGTCTGAGCGGATGAGCCGCCTGATCAATGATATGCTGTCGCTCGCCCGGGCCGATGCCGGGCAGACGATCGAGAAGCAGCCGCAGATGCTGGGCCCGATCGTGGAGGAGGTCGTACGGCGGGCCAATTTCTTGCCGCGCAAGGCTTTATGGCTGCAGGGGGATTTAACGGCCATCCAGGACGCCTGCATCGACGGCAATAAAGATTATCTGCAGCAAATGCTGTTCATTTTTATTGAGAACGCCTTTAAGTATACTCCCGAAGGGCAAGTCGTCATCGATGCGGTCAAATCGGGCAACCAGGTCGGCATCCGGATCAAGGACAGCGGAATCGGCATGGATCGCAGCGAAATTCCGCAGATTTTCGAACGCTTCTACCGGGCGGATCCATCCCGGGGAGTCACTCAGGGTACGGGGCTGGGCCTTTCTATTGCGAAATGGATTATCGATGAGCATCAGGGCTCAGTCGAGGTGGTAACCCGGCGCGGCGAGGGAACAACTTTTGTGATCTGGCTCCCTGTTGTCTTTAACGACCAGCCGGAATAGGCTATAATTAAGATTGTTGCCCTTTAATCAGGATCCGGTTTGGATACGAGGGAACAAGAAAGCGAGGGTGCAAATCATGGAAGTGATCAAAATTTCGCCGCGCGGTTATTGTTACGGGGTCGTTGACGCGATGGTGCTTGCCCGGCAAGCCGCCAAGAATCTCGATTTGCCGCGGCCGATATATATACTGGGAATGATTGTCCACAACAGTCATGTGACTCAATCCTTTGAGGATGAAGGAATCATCACGCTTGACGGTCCGAACCGTCTGGATATACTCAGTCAGGTGGAGAGCGGCACGGTGATTTTTACCGCTCATGGGGTATCGCCTGAAGTGCGGAAAATCGCCCGTGATAAAGGGCTGACTACGGTCGACGCCACTTGCCCGGACGTGACCAAGACGCATGTCTTGATCGAGGAGAAGGTCGCAGAAGGGTACGAAATCATTTACATCGGCAAGAAAGGACATCCTGAGCCGGAAGGGGCGATTGGGGTTGCGCCAGAGCACGTGCATTTGATCGAGAAGGAAGAGGAGATCGATGCATTGAATATCGCTTCGGACCGGATCGTCATCACGAACCAGACGACGATGAGCCAATGGGATATCAAGCATATTATGAAGAAGCTGCTGGAGAGGTTTCCGGGAGCAGAGATTCATAATGAAATATGCCTGGCAACCCAGGTGCGGCAGGAGGCGGTAGCCGAGCAGGCCGGGCAGGCGGATCTCGTTATCGTTGTAGGCGATCCGCGCAGCAACAACTCCAACCGTCTCGCCCAAGTGTCGGAGGAGATAGCCGGGGTAAAGGCTTATCGGATTTCCGATGTAACCGAACTGAAGCGCGAATGGCTGGAGGGAGTCGGCAAAGTGGCCGTCACCTCGGGGGCGTCTACGCCGACGCCGATTACGAAGGAGGTTATCGCTTATTTGGAGCAGTATGACCCGAATAACGCGGATACCTGGGAGATCGTACGGACGGTGAATATGCAGAAGCTGCTGCCGCCCGTGAAGGCTGCCAAGAAATCTTAATATGCGGAATCATTCCTAAGAAGCCGTCTCGATGGCCGGGTATATTGGCCGGAAGAGACGGCTTTTTGCTGTTGTTCGCGGCGGGGATGGAACGAGAGCTGAATGCGTCCATAAAGTCATAAAAGTGTTGTAAATAGCATAATTGGTCTATTGCTATTCCCTGTTGGAGTTGTGACCGCATAAAACGGGTGGAAAAAACAAAATTTGCAGATGGATAATGGATCCTGTCCCGATTAGACTGAAAGAAAGACAACGAGAGTATGGGGGCTAAATTATGCTTTGGAAGCGGCTATCTTATCATCATAAATTATTTATTGTGCTCATTATCGCCAGCAGTTTGCCCGTCTTATTGCTGGGAACGATCGCTTACAAAAAATCCTCGGAAACTTTAATGCAGCAGACAGAGCAGGACTTGCAGATTATTGCCAGGCAATTAATTACGGCGATCGAGAAGCAGGTTAGCGACTTCGACCGCTTCAGCATTTTGCCTTACTATATGCCGGAAGCGTTTACAATATTTAATCAGCCTTACGTTCCCCAGGAAGAATGGGGCTCCGCGGAGCTGAATGCGCAGAAACAGCTCATTCGCTTGATGAGCGCCTATCCCTCGATTAACAAGTCGATCAAAGGAATGGTGTTCTACGGAATGAACGAAAGCATCAGCGGTTACCGGCTCAGCGGCTCATCTACCATGAACAAAAATTATGATGTGACTGAAGAAAAGTGGTACCAGGAGGCTCTGGAGAAAAACGGGGGATTTGTCGTCTCGGGCGTACACGAGGTTAAACAATTCGAAGGAGAAGTTTTCAAGGCCGTAACGGTGTCCAGATTGCTGCTGGACGAGCAAATGCGGCCTCTTGCCGTCATTGCTATCCACATTTCTCCCGATTTCATCGAGAGAATCATTACCTCCTCGCAGCTCCGCGATACGGTCGTCACGGTCGTCGATGCGGACAATCAGCTGGTCTATGCTTCGGACGAACAATTGGCGGCTCATTTGCTGGAGCATCCACTGGACAGCGGCGCGGATGGAACGTGGATTGCCGACAGCAGTCTAGAACAACGAAATGTGAAATACAGCGGCGTTGTAAGGATGAACAAGTATTTAGGCTGGACGATTTATATGGGCAAAAATCAAACTGATATTCTGCAGGGAACGAGCAAGATACGCCAATATACCGTCGTAATCGCCACTGTGCTGATGTTCGCCTCGGCGGCGGTATCTTGGCTGCTGGCCAACGGCTTGGCTGGACCGATTCGCCGCTTAATCCGTTCCATGCGCAATGTGGAGACCGGCCGATTCGAAATTCTTGAGGCGCCCAACCGGTATGACGAAATCGGCCAGCTGCATTTAAGCTATGTCCGGATGGTCAAACGTCTAAATGAGCTGATCCACTCGATTGCCGAAAAGGAAAGGCAGAAGCGGAAGGCGGAGCTGTACGCGCTGCGGGTCAGGATACAGCCTCACTTTTTGTATAATACGCTGAATTCCATTCGGATGCTGGCCATATTACAGCAGTCTCCGCAAATCGCCAAGCTGATCCATTCGCTAAACCGTTTGCTGCAATCCTATCTCAAGCTGAATGATGAGCTGATGCCGCTCTCCAGAGAAATCGAGCTCCTGCAGGACTACGAGAAGCTGATGGATTTGCGGTATACGAATACTTTTGAAGTGAAGTGGGACATCCCGGATTCGTTGGCGGATGCAGGCATACCGGCCATGCTGCTTCAGCCGGTTTTGGAAAATTCAATTTTTCATGCTTCCAGGGGACTAAGCCGTATTTTGATGATTATCATCAGGGCGCGTCTATTGGAGGATGGCCGTACCTTATGCATTGAGATCATGGATGACGGAACAGGAATTACCGAGGAGCAAATCGAGAACCTGCTGCAGGAAAGGCGGGAAGACGATTGCGCTAATATTGGAATAAACAATGTGAATGACCGGATACGGCTATGGTTCGGCCGAGAATACGGTCTGACGCTGAGACGTTTGGCGCCGGGAACGGCAGTTATAGTTACAATACCCTATAAACCGGTAAGGAAGGAGATTTAGGATGTGGAATCTTCTTGTCGTTGAGGATGAAGCGATTGTCAGAATGGGATTGCGTTACATGGTGGATTGGGAGGCGCAGGGCGTATGCTGGAAAGCTGAGGCTTCCAATGGAGAAGAAGCGGTGAAGGTACTGGAAGCCGAGGACATCCACATCGTGATGACCGACATTCGCATGCCTGGCATGGACGGGCTCGATCTAGGCAGGTATATCCGCGAGAAACATGGCGGGCATATACAGGTTATCTATTTAAGCAGCTATGACGATTTTCCCTATGTCAAAGAGGCGATTCGCCTTGGAGCGCTGGATTATCTCCACAAGCCTACCATGGACGAGAAGGAAGTGACAGCAGCGCTTCGCAAAGCTATTCAGCTGTTGGAGCAGAGCACGGCGAGGGCACCTGAAAGAAAGTGGTCAGAGGATGAGCGGAACGATTGGTTCGTTTCTTTGCTGGATGCTTACACGTATCCCCAAAAAATGCTGCTTCCCGAGCTTGCGGAAGGACAGTTTAACGAGGGGCTGTGGATTACCGCAATGCGGCTTCGCGATGATGCAGCTGACCATATGGCCGCGGCCTCTGCCAGGGATCATCTCAAATTCATGTCCATTCGGTATTTGATCGACGAATATGTAGCCAGGGACTGGGGAGGTATTGTGTTTCACCGCAATCACCGCGAAATACTATGGCTGGCGCCGGCCAAATCCAAGGAAGGCCTGGAGGATCACCAGAGCAAGGAGCAGTACCTGGACAGGCTGCGGAGCAAAGTTTTCGAGCTGCTCAACGCCTCAATCATTTACTCCTGCAGTTCGGTCTATGATGATTTTCGGCAAATACCGGAAGCATACCTGGAGGTTGAGCTGAAGTTCCCGGTGAATCAGCAGAGCGACAGCCTGCATGTCAGGTTAGCTAAAGAATATGTCGATAACCATCTGCTAGAGGATATTACCTTGATGAAGGTAGCGGAATCCATTCCGATCAGCTCGAGTTACTTGAGCCGGATTTTCTTGAAGGAAGTAGGAGAGAGTTTTAGCGATTACGTCATACGCAACAAAGTGATATACGCCCAAAAGCTGCTGCGGGAAACGAATAAGAAGATCTACGAAATCAGTGAAATTCTGAGTTATACGAACCCGCACTATTTCAGCAAGCTGTTCAAGGAACGAACCGGTATGACCCCGCTGGAGTATCGGAACCGTTAGTGCATAGGAATGTAGGAAACAGCATGATTCGTCTATTTCAGGAGAAAAATGCCCGGTTTACGGGCGGAGCAAGACGATATGATCGCGTAGAAAATGACATGCTTCCCTCATACCCGGCACGGCTTCTCGGTAGTAGACTTAGAAGCAAGCCAATAGGCAGCCATGACTTAAGAACATCAAAAGAGGGGGTTATTCAATGAATAGGAAACGTATTTCAGCCATGCTTGCGGTCGTGATGTCAGCCGTCCTGATGTTATCGGCCTGCGGCGGAGGGGCAGGTACGGAGAAAGCTTCCGGCAGCAGCGGCTCCGGCAGTGGGGAAGGGCAGAAGACTACGGTAACGGTTTGGGTGCTCAATGATCAGAATTCTTATCTGGAGCCGATCATCAAAGCATTCCAGAGCGAAAATCCGGATATTAAAGTGGAGCCTACTTATTATGGAACAGACCCGTTAAAGGAATCGCTGAAGGTAGCGGCGTCTTCCAAAACGCTGCCCGATATGTGGTTCACCTGGGGCGGCTCGCTCGGCTCCTTTTACCCGGAGAACGGCCTGGCTATGGATTTGACGCAGGTTGCGGCAGACCATGGATGGGAGAACATTTATAATCCTGCTGCACTTGATTTGGTTCAATATGACGGCAAAACCTACGGGGTGCCGTTCCATCTAGCATCTCTCTCGGTCTTCTATCCGAAGGAGCTGTATGCAAAATTGAATTTAACGCCGCCGGCTACGTTCGCCGAATTCGAGGGGCAATTGCAATTGATGAAAGATCAGGGGATTACGCCGTTTGCCGTTGGCGGCAAAGGCGGCTGGATGCTGATGCGCTGGGTGGAGCAGCTTATTGAGCATTACGGCGGAACCGAGCTTCATGACCGGTTGAACGCGCTGGAAGCCTCCTGGGATGATCCGGCCGTCGTTCAGACTTTCCAGAAGCTGAAGGATTGGTCCGATAAAGGCTATTTCGAGAAAGGCTTCATCACCCTGGACCCGCTTGAAGCGGAAACGCCGATGTATCATGGGCAGCAAGGCTTTGCGCTAGAGGGGGCATGGGTTGATCTGAGCATTAGCCAGGCTGGAGCGGATCCTAACGATTTCGGCACCTTTAAATTCCCGACGGACCAGGAGCCAGTCCGGATGTCGAGCTTTGCGGAAATGTTCCAGATTAACGCAGGATCTGAACCACAGGTGCAGGAAGCAGCCTTGAAATTGGCTGAATATATTACCGGCGAGGAAGTCGTAAATGAATATATCGATGTATACGGCTCTCCGGCCTTGAAGCAGTTCAAAACTTCGGAGCAGTCTCCACATACGTCCGAGATGGCGGAAATGATCAAGGGCGGTAATTTCCTGATCGCGGATCAAGCGCTGCCCCAGACGGTTGTACAGAAGCTGTTTGAAGCTCAGGATGCAGTCATTTTGAATGAATGGACGCCAGAACAGGCTGCGAAGGAAATTCAGAAGGCAGCTGAGTCGTACAAGAGCAACAGCAACTAGAAGTGGCAGCAGCATAGCTTGGGAGAACAGCCGGAAGGCTGTTCTCTTGGATATCAGAAAGCAATAAGCACGGAGCTTTAGCTTCTTGATATCACAAGGAATACTACCGCAAAAAGCGGTCGGGCTCCATAGAAAGTACGTTGTTAAACGTGTTTCTTATGCTGGGGCCTTGTGCGAGGGAGGCAAGGTATGAAACTCAAAGCTTGGAAGCCGTGGACGTTTCTGCTGCCGGCGCTGCTCATTTATCTCGCCGTCATCGTGGCGCCATCGCTGTATACACTTCAGCTCAGCTTTTACAAGTGGAATGGGATATCTCCGGACAAGCAGTTTGTCGGATTGCAAAACTACATTTATTTGCTGACTGAGGATACCGTATTTCAGACGGCCTTGAAAAACAACGTGTTGTGGCTGGCCGGTTCATTAACGATCATTATCGGACTAGGATTGTTGTTCGCCCTGCTGCTAAACCGGAAAATAAAGGGCAGATCGCTGTTTCGCGGCGTGTTTTATTTTCCTTATGTATTATCAGGCATTATCGTCGCCCTCATGTGGACCTGGCTGTATCATCCAACGAGGGGATTTTTCAATACGGTGCTGGAGGCCATCGGGCTGGGGAATTTGGCTCACACGTGGCTGGCCGATCCGAAAACCGCTCTATATGCGGTGTTTATTGCCGCAGTATGGCAGGGCGTAGGGCTGCCAATGGTTCTATTTCTTGCCGGCCTGCAGAGCATTCCGAAGGACTGCTATGAGGCGGCGATTATCGACGGAGCCAGACCGATGCAATCGTTTCGCTTCATCACGATCCCGCTGCTCAGCGAAACATTCGTCATCGTGTTCGCGACGACAATGGTTAATGCCATGAAGGTATATGACATCATCTACGGCATGACGGCCGGCGGGCCGGCACAGAGCACGCAGGTGCTCTCTTCATGGATGTATTATCAGACGTTTAAATTCAACAATATCGGCGTAGGATCGGCTATTTCGTGGTTCCTTGTCCTGGTCGCAATGGCTGTTATCATTCCTTACGTCTTCTATACAAACAAGAAATCGCATCTGTGATTTTCGGGAAAGAGGGTGAAGTCCCTATGGAAGAAGTACAACAATCCGCTGTTTCGAAGGCGGCTACCTATATATTACTCATCGTCCTGAGCCTGCTCTTTCTTATTCCTATCGCGTTTATCGTCATGACGGCCTTGAAAT
This window harbors:
- a CDS encoding HAMP domain-containing sensor histidine kinase, with the protein product MSIRLRLTAWYTGILAITLIMFGASIYGIVRYNIFLEVKKKVEEHGAQIEKSQNVSLSQGLDLQMDRNQILRLEDARIFWQLNNYVKNSMRISEGMLNREMVFPVPDIDQIGKKGVFQSITINGNSYMLYERPLVYGNTIVGLLQLAADTNAENRIMDQLKTVLLFGSFITIAVASTFGLFLARQSMAPIGKVIEAANGIQKGTDLSVRIEYDGPSDEIGRLIGTVNNMLARTEGFYKELDEAYANQRRFVSDASHELRTPLTTIRGNVDLLKKIWVREGEEPGAMDEEQLRKFSLEAVSDIADESERMSRLINDMLSLARADAGQTIEKQPQMLGPIVEEVVRRANFLPRKALWLQGDLTAIQDACIDGNKDYLQQMLFIFIENAFKYTPEGQVVIDAVKSGNQVGIRIKDSGIGMDRSEIPQIFERFYRADPSRGVTQGTGLGLSIAKWIIDEHQGSVEVVTRRGEGTTFVIWLPVVFNDQPE
- a CDS encoding trypsin-like peptidase domain-containing protein, which encodes MDDQKNKPGQGFGENGNDKPQQTPESGSSSSYYYSYGPFQSYGKNGEESGQGPSYERRQPEEVEITRPQPVKPIPTSSFTSYNSTEGSPGAFGGSGTGNSAPPAARNNNWQYNERPKRSSFKSVLAGMLAGMLILTGAMVFADRTNLFTPESAAHVPATTAPESKTAAGEGGSSSKTSTAVFPMTNPGDVTSVVQQASPAVVKIETLVKAGRQSQRSQSNDPFYRFFFGDDLYGNNGGSGGGSGSSNSNQLVPTGIGSGFIFDKTGYILTNEHVVHNADIVQVTLQDSEKPYEAKVLGTSYELDLAVLKIEGDSNFPSIPLGNSDNTQVGEWLVAIGNPQGFDHTVTAGVLSAKERGGIRIAGENGEKDREYEHLLQTDASINPGNSGGPLLNLNGEVVGINVAVSSDAQGIGFAIPTSTVSEVLDKLKNNEEIPKKPVPFIGATLMTMTDEVAKQMGTDVKEGSVVSDIVYKSPAYNADLRPYDIITGADGKKFVTKEELIAYIQKQTVGTVVTFNIVRDGKNIDLKVTIGDKNEFPNLQQ
- a CDS encoding histidine kinase, which translates into the protein MLWKRLSYHHKLFIVLIIASSLPVLLLGTIAYKKSSETLMQQTEQDLQIIARQLITAIEKQVSDFDRFSILPYYMPEAFTIFNQPYVPQEEWGSAELNAQKQLIRLMSAYPSINKSIKGMVFYGMNESISGYRLSGSSTMNKNYDVTEEKWYQEALEKNGGFVVSGVHEVKQFEGEVFKAVTVSRLLLDEQMRPLAVIAIHISPDFIERIITSSQLRDTVVTVVDADNQLVYASDEQLAAHLLEHPLDSGADGTWIADSSLEQRNVKYSGVVRMNKYLGWTIYMGKNQTDILQGTSKIRQYTVVIATVLMFASAAVSWLLANGLAGPIRRLIRSMRNVETGRFEILEAPNRYDEIGQLHLSYVRMVKRLNELIHSIAEKERQKRKAELYALRVRIQPHFLYNTLNSIRMLAILQQSPQIAKLIHSLNRLLQSYLKLNDELMPLSREIELLQDYEKLMDLRYTNTFEVKWDIPDSLADAGIPAMLLQPVLENSIFHASRGLSRILMIIIRARLLEDGRTLCIEIMDDGTGITEEQIENLLQERREDDCANIGINNVNDRIRLWFGREYGLTLRRLAPGTAVIVTIPYKPVRKEI
- a CDS encoding 4-hydroxy-3-methylbut-2-enyl diphosphate reductase codes for the protein MEVIKISPRGYCYGVVDAMVLARQAAKNLDLPRPIYILGMIVHNSHVTQSFEDEGIITLDGPNRLDILSQVESGTVIFTAHGVSPEVRKIARDKGLTTVDATCPDVTKTHVLIEEKVAEGYEIIYIGKKGHPEPEGAIGVAPEHVHLIEKEEEIDALNIASDRIVITNQTTMSQWDIKHIMKKLLERFPGAEIHNEICLATQVRQEAVAEQAGQADLVIVVGDPRSNNSNRLAQVSEEIAGVKAYRISDVTELKREWLEGVGKVAVTSGASTPTPITKEVIAYLEQYDPNNADTWEIVRTVNMQKLLPPVKAAKKS
- a CDS encoding response regulator transcription factor, which gives rise to MSDKKIRVMIVDDHDMVRMGLKTYLMLDPGFEVVAEASDGDQVVKLLDQGIEGGLPDIVLMDLMMPSMNGAEATKEVLGRYPEIKIVILTSFLEDDLVVQAIESGAVSYVLKTVSAAELIYALQGAYRGMPVMTGDVAQALTRGLRQRTVQGDDSGMTEREKEVLLLIAEGKSNKDIAEELHISIKTVKTHVSNLLMKCELEDRTQLAIYAHRQGWVTGF
- a CDS encoding response regulator, translated to MWNLLVVEDEAIVRMGLRYMVDWEAQGVCWKAEASNGEEAVKVLEAEDIHIVMTDIRMPGMDGLDLGRYIREKHGGHIQVIYLSSYDDFPYVKEAIRLGALDYLHKPTMDEKEVTAALRKAIQLLEQSTARAPERKWSEDERNDWFVSLLDAYTYPQKMLLPELAEGQFNEGLWITAMRLRDDAADHMAAASARDHLKFMSIRYLIDEYVARDWGGIVFHRNHREILWLAPAKSKEGLEDHQSKEQYLDRLRSKVFELLNASIIYSCSSVYDDFRQIPEAYLEVELKFPVNQQSDSLHVRLAKEYVDNHLLEDITLMKVAESIPISSSYLSRIFLKEVGESFSDYVIRNKVIYAQKLLRETNKKIYEISEILSYTNPHYFSKLFKERTGMTPLEYRNR
- a CDS encoding sensor histidine kinase, which translates into the protein MIVQRILKNTKWELLLYFLLTGSLTAVALYVGSIFGAVHVIDPRVWIYIIAGILVFILIIGYIAGQRIQRRLDYLHLNMLQVAKGNLAVRMPDTADQTFSGVYQEFNNMTEAVEKKMKLLQQFGEREVVEKEQAAEKAVLEERRRLARDLHDTVSQQLFAIHMAASSLPKVLEMNEAQAQTVLDQLIQMSNMAQKQMRALIAQLRPMELVGKTLAEALDQWFPDYCRQNGLRGMKDMDLQGDLSEAKEHQLFLIVQEAMANIVKHSGAKLVSLSLREGPRQVVLSISDDGQGFSNGAQKQGSYGLTTMKERAEKLGGNVEIISKPGAGTTIRVHIPKFEEE
- a CDS encoding response regulator transcription factor, which encodes MRSGILVIDDDEKITSMLRRGLAFEGYDVYTANDGMEGLSMLLTADPDLIILDVMMPKLDGFEVCRRLREGGSTVPVLMLTAKDEVENRVKGLDTGADDYLVKPFALEELLARVRALLRRKDSTGGEAGSHRLIFEDVIMDMDSREVLRGGQRLELTAKEFELLHLFMQNPKRLLTRDLIMDKIWGYDYSGESNVLEVYIAMLRQKTEEHGGKRIIQTIRGAGYILRGDS